A single region of the Brachypodium distachyon strain Bd21 chromosome 3, Brachypodium_distachyon_v3.0, whole genome shotgun sequence genome encodes:
- the LOC100821927 gene encoding protein REVEILLE 6 isoform X1 yields the protein MVSANAPPPQLAEAGDDASKKVRKPYTITKSRESWTEQEHDKFLEALQLFDRDWKKIEAFVGSKTVIQIRSHAQKYFLKVQKNGTSEHVPPPRPKRKAAHPYPQKASKNEPGYTLKTDASSMLRNSGMNVAVSSWTHNSIPPVVASSLVKEDLGAGSMGPNIFCSSSSEGPPRAWQPGETNDQINQVPSLHTKPDFAQVYSFLGSVFDPSTNGHLQKLKEMNPIDFETALLLMRNLSINLTSPDFEDQRKLLSSYNSASDGLELGSSRSSLLADSALSLF from the exons ATGGTATCTGCCAacgcgccgcctccgcagcTGGCCGAGGCGGGCGACGACGCCAGCAAGAAGGTGCGCAAGCCCTACACCATCACCAAGTCGCGGGAGAGCTGGACGGAGCAGGAGCACGACAAGTTCCTCGAGGCCCTCCAGCT CTTTGATCGTGACTGGAAAAAGATAGAAGCTTTTGTTGGTTCGAAGACTGTCATCCAG ATAAGGAGCCATGCGCAGAAGTATTTTTTGAAGGTTCAGAAAAATGGAACAAGTGAGCATGTCCCACCTCCACGACCAAAGCGTAAAGCTGCTCATCCATACCCTCAGAAGGCCTCCAAAAATG AACCAGGATATACCCTGAAGACAGATGCATCTTCCATGCTTAGGAACTCAGGAATGAATGTGGCTGTTTCTTCATGGACCCACAATTCCATCCCACCAGTTGTTGCCTCATCTTTGGTTAAAG AAGATTTAGGTGCTGGATCTATGGGCCCAAACATCTTTTGCTCAAGCAGTAGTGAAGGTCCTCCAAGGGCATGGCAACCTGGTGAAACCAATGATCAGATAAATCAAGTTCCATCACTCCACA CTAAGCCGGATTTTGCACAAGTATACAGCTTCTTAGGCAGCGTTTTCGATCCAAGCACAAATGGTCATTTGCAGAAACTTAAGGAGATGAATCCAATTGATTTTGAGACG GCATTGCTGTTGATGAGAAATCTCTCCATCAATTTGACTAGTCCTGATTTTGAAGATCAA AGGAAGTTGCTGTCTTCATACAATTCTGCATCTGATGGGCTTGAGCTAGGGAGCTCCAGAAGCTCACTTCTAGCTGATAGTGCATTGAGCCTTTTTTGA
- the LOC100821927 gene encoding protein REVEILLE 6 isoform X2, translating into MVSANAPPPQLAEAGDDASKKVRKPYTITKSRESWTEQEHDKFLEALQLFDRDWKKIEAFVGSKTVIQIRSHAQKYFLKVQKNGTSEHVPPPRPKRKAAHPYPQKASKNEPGYTLKTDASSMLRNSGMNVAVSSWTHNSIPPVVASSLVKDLGAGSMGPNIFCSSSSEGPPRAWQPGETNDQINQVPSLHTKPDFAQVYSFLGSVFDPSTNGHLQKLKEMNPIDFETALLLMRNLSINLTSPDFEDQRKLLSSYNSASDGLELGSSRSSLLADSALSLF; encoded by the exons ATGGTATCTGCCAacgcgccgcctccgcagcTGGCCGAGGCGGGCGACGACGCCAGCAAGAAGGTGCGCAAGCCCTACACCATCACCAAGTCGCGGGAGAGCTGGACGGAGCAGGAGCACGACAAGTTCCTCGAGGCCCTCCAGCT CTTTGATCGTGACTGGAAAAAGATAGAAGCTTTTGTTGGTTCGAAGACTGTCATCCAG ATAAGGAGCCATGCGCAGAAGTATTTTTTGAAGGTTCAGAAAAATGGAACAAGTGAGCATGTCCCACCTCCACGACCAAAGCGTAAAGCTGCTCATCCATACCCTCAGAAGGCCTCCAAAAATG AACCAGGATATACCCTGAAGACAGATGCATCTTCCATGCTTAGGAACTCAGGAATGAATGTGGCTGTTTCTTCATGGACCCACAATTCCATCCCACCAGTTGTTGCCTCATCTTTGGTTAAAG ATTTAGGTGCTGGATCTATGGGCCCAAACATCTTTTGCTCAAGCAGTAGTGAAGGTCCTCCAAGGGCATGGCAACCTGGTGAAACCAATGATCAGATAAATCAAGTTCCATCACTCCACA CTAAGCCGGATTTTGCACAAGTATACAGCTTCTTAGGCAGCGTTTTCGATCCAAGCACAAATGGTCATTTGCAGAAACTTAAGGAGATGAATCCAATTGATTTTGAGACG GCATTGCTGTTGATGAGAAATCTCTCCATCAATTTGACTAGTCCTGATTTTGAAGATCAA AGGAAGTTGCTGTCTTCATACAATTCTGCATCTGATGGGCTTGAGCTAGGGAGCTCCAGAAGCTCACTTCTAGCTGATAGTGCATTGAGCCTTTTTTGA